In Roseiconus lacunae, the DNA window CGATGCTGATGCGGAACGGTTGTCCGGCCACGATTCGTAACCTTGATGATTTAGATTGGGCGATCCGTGAAATTCGTAAACGTGGTCCGGCGTTTGTCAACCTACTAACGACGCATGGTCAAGGCGGAACCGCACTTGGCGATGTCGTCGATCCGGAATCTTTCCTCGTCAAGACCGACGGCGGTGACGTGGATAACTTGACCGTCGCCGACGCATCGCTGTTTCCCGCCGGATGCGAGATCAACCCGCAGCTGACGCTCAAGGCATTGGCGAAGCTCTCCGCCGAGAAAGTGCTTGATCGGTTGGGGCTAGAACCGAGTGCCGTGCCGTCGCCTTCGGATTACCCGTCCAATGCGTTCGGCTGATTCAACAATGGCGTTCGGCAGTATCAAAAATCTGCACTCGGCAAACCGCAGAATTGCTAGACCGCCGGGACCAACCAGGCAGCGAGGACGGTCACCAGCAGCGCTGACAATCCCATCGCGGTGCTCATCGGTGAGATGACTTTCAAGCCTTCCGATTCAGTCATCCCGCTCATTCGCGTGATCACCCAAAAGGCACTATCGGTCATCCAGGAAACCGGTTTGCTTCCCGCCCCGATCGCCATTGCCAAGTAAACGGGATGGAAAGGCAAGTTTTCGCTCGTGGCGAACCCTTGCAACACTCCGGCGGCGGTGATCATCGCCACCGTCGCCGATCCCTGTAACGTGCGGATCGCGGTTGTGACTAAAAATGCGACCGGTAGCAACACCAGACCAGCGTTTGTATCGACGAGGTCACTGACGGCGGTCGCGATCCCGGCAAAGTAAAGCATCTTCCCAAACGCACCACCTGCGGCGGTGATCAGGATGATGTTGCCGGCCGAAGCCAGCGAGCGACTAACCAAGCTTTGTCGACGCTCGGGGGCAACAAAGCGAACCAAATGAAATGCCATCGCCAACCCAATTGCGATAGCGATATTTTTATCACCGATAAACAAAAGAGCGTCGGTGATGCCCCCGGTCTCCAGTTTTCCTGCGTCGAGCAGATACCGGATCACGCTACCTGCGGTGATCAACACAACGGGGACCATTATCGGCAGCAACGCGGCGATCAAGCCGGGGCCAACCCTGCGGTTTGCCGTCGCAGCAGAATCAAAATCAGCATCGTCCGCCCCTGCGTCCGCTTGGTCATCCGGCGTCGACTGCCCTTCGAAGTCGGTCGCGTCGGTCCGCAGCGGTACGTCGACGAAGTGATTGATCACTCTCGCCGACGCGAGCGATAGGGTGCTGCTGAGAAAGCCAATCGAGAGCCCTGCGATTAAGACGACGCCGACGTCGATGTGCAATATTTCCGCGACTTGCAGAGGTCCCGGTGTTGGCGGAATCAATGAGTGTGCGATCGAACCACCGGCGAGGATGGCAAGGATGAAGAGCACGTAGTTTTTTCCGACCGCCTTACGCATCGACCGGGCTAGTGGCACCATCAGGTAAAACACGGTATCAAAAAACACCGGGATGCCGATCACGAACGAACTGAGGGCTAGCGCCTCGGGAGCCCGTTTGGGGCCGGTGACCGCAAGGATCCGTTGCACGATGGTATTCGCGGCTCCTGATTCGCTGAGCAATCCGCCGATCACGCTGGCTAAGGCAATGAGGATGCCGATTCGACCGACGGTGTTGCCGAATTCGGTCGACAGGCGTTTGACAGAGCTACTGTGCGAGAATGACTCAGCTTCTTTGGCGGTGAAGCGTTCCGCCGCGACTTCTTGTTCGGCGTGTTGCCGCAGTGATTCCGAGTCGGTTAAAGACGCAACGAGCAACCCTGCGAGTAACAGAGTCACAAAGGCATGCAAGCGAAAACGCAGGATACAGACAAGGACGACGGTAATCGCGAGCGCGACGATCCACCAAATATTCATCTAGGTTTGTCAGCCGGGGAGCAAATTTGACTGCGGCAATCCGTCAATCTGGTCGACAGACCGAAAGAGGCGTAGATTATGCGAGCCAGAAACTTAGCAGATTTGGGAGACAGGCGTGGTCGTCGTCCCCCAAGTCAGTCATTTGTAAGCTACAAAGGAATTTGTCCTTCGACCTCCGCGGCTCGATTGCCGAATAGGGGTTGAGTCAGAAGAGTCTTGGAACGTGTACGAGATCGCGGAATTTGATCTCGACCTCCAATGCTTTTCTTCCGATGCTGCGTCGCGAATGAAGGCAAGATCCGTGAGCCAGAGGGCGGACGGATTCAATTTCGATCCTCACACCACCGGTCAATCAGTCCCGTGTCCGACAGCCGTTCCGATACCGAGGTTTCGTTTTTTGAAAAGCACGAGT includes these proteins:
- a CDS encoding GntP family permease; its protein translation is MNIWWIVALAITVVLVCILRFRLHAFVTLLLAGLLVASLTDSESLRQHAEQEVAAERFTAKEAESFSHSSSVKRLSTEFGNTVGRIGILIALASVIGGLLSESGAANTIVQRILAVTGPKRAPEALALSSFVIGIPVFFDTVFYLMVPLARSMRKAVGKNYVLFILAILAGGSIAHSLIPPTPGPLQVAEILHIDVGVVLIAGLSIGFLSSTLSLASARVINHFVDVPLRTDATDFEGQSTPDDQADAGADDADFDSAATANRRVGPGLIAALLPIMVPVVLITAGSVIRYLLDAGKLETGGITDALLFIGDKNIAIAIGLAMAFHLVRFVAPERRQSLVSRSLASAGNIILITAAGGAFGKMLYFAGIATAVSDLVDTNAGLVLLPVAFLVTTAIRTLQGSATVAMITAAGVLQGFATSENLPFHPVYLAMAIGAGSKPVSWMTDSAFWVITRMSGMTESEGLKVISPMSTAMGLSALLVTVLAAWLVPAV